ACCCGAGCTTCGCGACAATCCTCAGAGTGGCACGCGCTCTCGGTCTGCGCCTGCACGCAGCAACAGCTTGAAGCTGCGTCGTTGGGCGCGCGAGGCTTCGCCTCTTATGCCGAGCTCGGCATAAGAGGCGTTATGCCGAGTCCCGGATTATGCCGAGTACTCCCGTCTCAGATCTCTGGTTCACGGGTTTTGCTGGGATCAGCCCATAGTAGTTCTCGGCATAATCATAGGCTCTCTAGAAACAGTATCAGGCTGTCGCTAGGCCGGTAGCGGCCGGGCCGCACATTGGGAGGAGTGGTCATCTCCAGAATCTTCTCCTTGAGCTTGAGATTGGCATGGAGGTAGACCTGCGTCGTCTCCACACGCTCGTGGCCGAGCCACAGGGCGATGACTGTGCGGTCCACCCCGTGGTGGAGCAGATTCATCGCAGTGCTGTGGCGCAGGACATGAGGCGAGATCCGCTTCTTGGCCATAGAGGGGCATTTTTCGCTCGCGGCGGCGACGTGTTTGGCGAGCAGGTACTCGACGGCATCTCGGCTGAGTGATCCGCCGCGGATACTGGGGAAGAGAGGATCCTCCGGCCGTCCGTTGCGCTCCGTGAGCCACAGGCGGAGGATCCTCGCGACCGGCTTGCTCAGGGGTGTCGAGCGCTCCTTTCGCCCCTTACCGACGCAGCGGACGTGAGCTCCAGAGCCGAGCGCGGCGTCCTCACAACACAGGGCGGTCAGTTCCGAGACCCGCAGACCGGTGTCGACGGCGAGGCTCAGAAGCGCCCGGTCGCGGCGGCCTGTCCAAGTGCCGAGATCCGGCGCGTCGAGCAGAGCCTCGGTTTCTTCTTGGGCGAGAAACTCGACCTCCCGGCGTTGGAAACGCTTGGTGGGGATCGCCAAGACGCGCTGGATCAGAGCACTGTGGCCAGGTTCCTCCAGAGCGGCATAGCGATAGAAGGAGTGAATCGCCGCCAAGCGGT
This genomic interval from bacterium contains the following:
- a CDS encoding site-specific integrase; amino-acid sequence: MTSNFPALLERFFTDRLMRQRGASPNTIASYRDAFRLLLRFAQQSLNKAPSDLQLEDLDASFMTRFLDHLEEDRGNCARTRNNRLAAIHSFYRYAALEEPGHSALIQRVLAIPTKRFQRREVEFLAQEETEALLDAPDLGTWTGRRDRALLSLAVDTGLRVSELTALCCEDAALGSGAHVRCVGKGRKERSTPLSKPVARILRLWLTERNGRPEDPLFPSIRGGSLSRDAVEYLLAKHVAAASEKCPSMAKKRISPHVLRHSTAMNLLHHGVDRTVIALWLGHERVETTQVYLHANLKLKEKILEMTTPPNVRPGRYRPSDSLILFLESL